The genomic stretch GGTGTCGAGCCATAGGTGAACACGCGGCGCTCCACGCGCGGCAGAATCGAGGCCAGCAGCGGATTGTCCAGGCAAACCGTGCAGCTTCCATAGAAGGGCACGCGGTTCATAAAGGTGACGAACGCGTTCTCGACATCGGCCATGTCCCGGTAGCAGTCCATGTGCTCGCGGTCGATGTTGGTGACCACGGAAAGGATGGGAGAAAGCTTGAGGAAGGAGCGGTCGCTCTCATCGGCCTCCGCCACCAGGTACTGGGACTTGCCCAGACGGGCGTTGGAGCCGAGAGCGCCGACCCGTCCCCCGACAACGACGGTGGGATCCAGCCCGCCCCCGGCGAGGACGACTGCGACCATCGAGGTGGTTGTCGTCTTGCCATGCATTCCGGCAATCGCGATGCCGTACTTGAGCCGCATCAGCTCGGCCAGCATCTCGGCCCGCTGAATCACCGGAATCTTACGCGCGCGGGCCTCGACCACCTCGGGATTGTTCTCGTGGACTGCGGAGCTGGTGACGACCACCCCGGAGCCGACGACGTTGGCTGCGGCGTGGCCTTCAAAAACCGTTGCTCCAAGCGATACCAGGCGGTCGGTAATCGCGGTCCGGCGCAGGTCGGAGCCAGAAACAGGATAGCCAAGGGTAAGCAGGATCTCGGCGATACCGCTCATGCCGATTCCACCGATTCCGATAAAGTGCACGCGTTGCGATTTAGCGAACATAGGTCCAAGGAATGGAAATCTTCCCTACTGTATCAGCGCGGGCGATGTGGATCGAGAGTTGGAGC from Acidisarcina sp. encodes the following:
- the murC gene encoding UDP-N-acetylmuramate--L-alanine ligase, translated to MFAKSQRVHFIGIGGIGMSGIAEILLTLGYPVSGSDLRRTAITDRLVSLGATVFEGHAAANVVGSGVVVTSSAVHENNPEVVEARARKIPVIQRAEMLAELMRLKYGIAIAGMHGKTTTTSMVAVVLAGGGLDPTVVVGGRVGALGSNARLGKSQYLVAEADESDRSFLKLSPILSVVTNIDREHMDCYRDMADVENAFVTFMNRVPFYGSCTVCLDNPLLASILPRVERRVFTYGSTPEADFVVRMLPLDAATKLPASGEDSVSTVRSRFEVVVGGTVLGPFELHVPGRHNVLNATAAIAIATQLEIPAPQIVSALAGYRGVDRRFQWKGSVRGVTVIDDYGHHPTEIRATLAAARECGYKRIYVLFQPHRFTRTRDLMPQFASAFDDADSVQILDIYAASEEPIAGVDAPALVKAIGRPSVQYAPSFDEAVSRVVSQATEGDVILTLGAGSVSQLGAKVLDALQPAPAGKALGQK